Proteins from a single region of Ziziphus jujuba cultivar Dongzao chromosome 1, ASM3175591v1:
- the LOC107403993 gene encoding beta-galactosidase 1 has protein sequence MVMGLKLVMWHALVVWFLCSCWVSFVEASVSYDSKAIIINGHRRILISGSIHYPRSSPEMWPDLIQKAKEGGLDVIQTYVFWNGHEPQQGKYYFGGNYDLVKFVKLVQQAGLYVHLRIGPYVCAEWNFGGFPVWLKYIPGIQFRTDNGPFKDHMQRFTTKIVNMMKAERLFETQGGPIILSQIENEYGPLEYEYGAPGRAYTHWAAHMAVGLGTGVPWVMCKQDDAPDPVINACNGFYCDYFSPNKAYKPKMWTEAWTGWYTEFGGPVPHRPAEDLAFSVARFIQKGGAFINYYMYHGGTNFGRTAGGPFIATSYDYDAPLDEFGLLRQPKWGHLKDLHRAIKLCEPALVSADPVVTPLGNYQQAHVFKSKSGACAAFLANYNPNSYAKIAFGNMHYNLPPWSISILPDCKNTVYNTARIGAQSAQMKMTRVPMHGGFSWQAYNEETSSYDDTSFTVVGLLEQINTTRDASDYLWYMTDVKIDPNEGFLKTGKYPVLTVLSAGHALHIFINGQLSGTAYGSLEFPKLTFSSGVNLRAGVNKIALLSIAVGLPNVGPHFETWNAGVLGPVTLNGLNEGRRDLSWQKWSYKVGLKGENLGLHSLSGSSSVEWIQGNSVSRRQPLTWYKTTFNAPAGHAPLALDMGTMGKGQIWINGRSLGRYWPAYKASGRCDGCNYAGTYHEKKCSSNCGEASQRWYHVPHSWLSPTGNLLVAFEEWGGDPNGIFLVRRDIDSVCADINEWQPTLMNWQMQASGKVNKPLRPKVHLSCGLGQKISSIKFASFGTPEGSCGSYREGNCHAHKSYDAFQRSCIGQNSCTVTVAPEIFGGDPCPNVMKKLSVEAICS, from the exons ATGGTAATGGGTTTGAAGCTTGTAATGTGGCATGCATTAGTGGTCTGGTTTTTGTGTTCTTGTTGGGTTTCTTTTGTTGAAGCCTCTGTGTCTTATGACTCTAAGGCTATCATCATCAATGGCCACAGAAGGATCCTCATTTCTGGATCCATTCACTACCCAAGAAGCTCCCCTGAG ATGTGGCCAGATCTTATTCAAAAGGCTAAGGAAGGAGGTCTGGATGTGATTCAGACTTATGTTTTCTGGAATGGGCATGAGCCTCAACAGGGCAAA tacTATTTTGGGGGAAATTATGATCTGGTTAAGTTCGTTAAGCTGGTTCAGCAAGCAGGCTTATATGTACATCTCCGGATTGGTCCCTATGTTTGTGCTGAGTGGAACTTTGG GGGCTTCCCTGTTTGGTTGAAGTACATTCCTGGCATCCAATTTAGAACAGATAACGGACCTTTTAAG GACCATATGCAACGATTTACGACAAAAATTGTGAATATGATGAAAGCAGAACGATTGTTTGAAACTCAAGGTGGCCCAATAATTTTATCCCAG ATTGAAAATGAGTATGGACCCTTGGAGTATGAATATGGGGCTCCTGGTAGAGCATACACTCATTGGGCAGCTCATATGGCTGTTGGACTCGGCACGGGTGTCCCATGGGTCATGTGCAAGCAAGATGATGCCCCTGACCCTGTT ATTAATGCCTGCAATGGATTCTACTGTGACTACTTCTCTCCAAACAAGGCTTATAAGCCAAAGATGTGGACTGAAGCCTGGACTGGCTG GTATACTGAGTTTGGCGGTCCAGTTCCACACCGACCAGCTGAAGACTTGGCCTTCTCAGTTGCAAGGTTCATACAGAAGGGGGGAgcattcattaattattatatg TACCATGGTGGAACAAATTTTGGTCGAACTGCTGGTGGCCCGTTTATTGCTACTAGCTATGATTATGACGCTCCTCTTGATGAATTTG GATTATTGAGGCAACCCAAATGGGGCCATTTAAAAGATTTGCACAGAGCAATAAAACTGTGTGAACCAGCTTTGGTATCTGCAGATCCTGTTGTAACACCACTTGGAAATTATCAGCAG GCTCACGTATTCAAATCAAAGTCTGGAGCTTGTGCTGCATTCCTTGCAAATTACAACCCAAATTCTTATGCAAAAATTGCCTTTGGGAATATGCACTACAATCTGCCTCCTTGGTCTATCAGCATTCTCCCTGACTGCAAGAACACAGTCTATAACACAGCAAGG ATTGGTGCTCAAAGTGCACAGATGAAGATGACCCGTGTTCCCATGCATGGAGGATTCTCTTGGCAGGCGTACAATGAAGAGACATCCTCTTATGATGATACTTCATTCACAGTGGTTGGATTGTTGGAACAGATAAATACCACAAGAGATGCCTCAGATTATTTGTGGTACATGACAGA TGTAAAGATTGATCCCAATGAAGGATTTTTGAAGACTGGAAAGTATCCCGTATTAACGGTCTTATCAGCTGGACATGCTTTGCATATATTTATCAACGGTCAACTATCAG GTACTGCTTATGGAAGTTTAGAATTTCCTAAATTAACATTTAGTAGTGGTGTGAACTTGAGAGCTGGTGTCAACAAAATTGCACTTCTAAGTATTGCTGTTGGGCTTCCG AATGTCGGTCCTCATTTTGAGACGTGGAATGCTGGTGTTCTTGGGCCAGTTACATTAAATGGTCTCAACGAGGGTAGGAGAGATTTGTCATGGCAGAAATGGTCCTACAAG GTTGGTCTGAAAGGAGAAAATTTAGGTCTTCATTCACTCAGTGGGAGTTCTTCAGTTGAGTGGATTCAGGGTAATTCTGTCTCCCGAAGACAGCCTTTGACATGGTATAAA ACCACTTTCAATGCTCCAGCGGGACATGCACCATTAGCGTTAGATATGGGCACCATGGGAAAAGGTCAAATATGGATCAATGGACGAAGTCTTGGTCGCTACTGGCCAGCTTACAAGGCATCTGGTAGATGTGATGGCTGTAACTATGCTGGAACATATCATGAGAAGAAATGCTCAAGTAATTGTGGGGAGGCTTCACAAAGATG GTATCATGTTCCTCATTCATGGCTGAGCCCAACGGGCAATTTGTTGGTTGCGTTTGAAGAATGGGGTGGAGACCCAAATGGCATTTTTTTGGTTAGAAGAGACATAGATAGTGTATGTGCTGATATCAATGAGTGGCAGCCAACCCTAATGAATTGGCAAATGCAAGCCTCTGGTAAAGTCAATAAACCCCTGAGGCCTAAAGTTCACTTGTCGTGTGGCCTTGGGCAGAAAATTTCATCAATAAAATTTGCTAGCTTCGGGACACCAGAAGGGTCTTGTGGAAGTTACCGTGAGGGAAACTGTCATGCCCATAAATCATATGATGCTTTTCAAAGG AGTTGCATTGGACAAAATTCGTGCACGGTGACTGTAGCACCTGAAATTTTTGGAGGTGATCCATGTCCTAATGTTATGAAGAAACTCTCTGTTGAGGCCATTTGCAGCTGA